Proteins found in one Fulvitalea axinellae genomic segment:
- a CDS encoding porin — translation MKVKTLLATLITLLSVTPHLSAQESPESVTVYVWQDHWHDRHHDRQQRRHGYLHFGEENQVTFKPKGLVEAQYNFMDLSDSRSQLVGINPDLPFGSQDFLFDNPGTSYVSRFLARRVRFGFDLHLPDHWYASVSLALDMFNGSYRYGNLRDYVDEAFIGKKVNWGLLNGNLKLGYTKVFFGMEEYTHISKLKMIERSLANNYVNGFTQWDDDTGRPSGYVCTPLGIGNRHVGLQWQGKANFVFSGFRYYLALTSESFNPVRAGSSENYHRINFYAGLGYRAKWENSALNAGVNFNLSPNGIAYFPVEERRYSQLLAYNPYVRFQSDKLYVLAEAYWTDSEHGKFIKGGFGDADAPNRAANSPTAYGFGGQATVAYDFEWIEPVARFSYLDTGGAGFSSGYVRDVIPDAPNDFETTNFDKGWTVGGGFNFTLVPDYLRLMVQYEFLNVTDDLNYRILMDSQNTQVPADVVDKLFDDSKIEFHTVRVKMQLRF, via the coding sequence CCCACTTAAGCGCTCAGGAATCGCCTGAGAGCGTAACCGTTTACGTATGGCAAGATCACTGGCACGACAGGCATCATGACCGCCAGCAAAGGAGACATGGGTACCTCCACTTCGGAGAGGAGAACCAAGTGACCTTCAAGCCCAAAGGCCTAGTTGAAGCCCAGTATAATTTTATGGATCTGTCCGACAGCCGGAGTCAGCTGGTCGGCATCAACCCGGACCTACCGTTCGGCTCCCAAGACTTCCTGTTCGACAATCCGGGCACTTCTTATGTCAGCCGATTTCTGGCGCGCCGTGTCCGCTTCGGATTCGATTTGCACTTACCGGACCACTGGTACGCAAGTGTATCCTTAGCTCTGGACATGTTTAACGGGAGTTATCGCTACGGTAACCTTCGGGATTATGTGGATGAGGCTTTTATCGGAAAGAAAGTGAATTGGGGATTACTCAACGGTAATCTGAAGCTGGGTTACACCAAAGTTTTCTTCGGTATGGAGGAGTACACCCATATCTCCAAACTCAAGATGATAGAGCGTTCCCTAGCCAACAATTACGTGAATGGTTTTACTCAATGGGACGACGATACAGGGAGGCCTTCAGGTTATGTTTGTACGCCTTTGGGAATCGGTAACCGCCACGTAGGCCTACAATGGCAAGGCAAAGCGAATTTCGTTTTTAGCGGATTCAGGTACTATTTGGCCCTTACTTCTGAATCTTTTAACCCTGTCAGGGCAGGATCTTCCGAAAACTATCATCGCATAAACTTCTACGCCGGGTTAGGCTACCGAGCAAAATGGGAAAACTCAGCTCTTAACGCCGGGGTTAACTTCAACCTCAGCCCGAACGGAATCGCATATTTTCCGGTTGAGGAGCGTCGCTATTCGCAATTGTTGGCCTACAACCCTTACGTCCGTTTCCAATCGGACAAACTCTACGTTCTTGCGGAAGCTTACTGGACGGATTCGGAACACGGAAAGTTCATAAAAGGCGGATTCGGTGACGCCGACGCCCCAAACAGGGCAGCCAACTCGCCTACGGCTTACGGGTTCGGAGGGCAAGCCACGGTAGCTTACGATTTCGAATGGATAGAGCCCGTCGCCCGTTTCTCTTACCTAGACACTGGCGGAGCCGGATTTTCCAGCGGTTACGTCCGCGACGTAATTCCTGACGCTCCAAACGATTTCGAAACTACAAACTTCGACAAAGGCTGGACAGTGGGCGGCGGTTTTAACTTTACGCTTGTTCCCGATTACCTGCGCTTAATGGTACAGTACGAGTTCCTTAATGTAACTGATGACCTGAACTACAGAATATTGATGGACAGCCAAAACACGCAAGTCCCAGCCGATGTAGTGGACAAACTGTTCGACGACTCTAAAATCGAATTTCATACAGTAAGAGTAAAAATGCAGCTACGTTTCTGA
- a CDS encoding voltage-gated chloride channel family protein: MDEKPSHSSDSLYVKTFRRIPVVFYLIKWLIITLLIGAGAGTASAWFLFSLEWATDFRESHLFMIALLPLGGLAVGLLYHYFGKRVEKGNNLILEQIHSPKKILQFRMAPMVFGGTVITHLFGGSAGREGTAIQMAASIADQFTGLFKLRPRDRKILLIAGMAAGFGSVFGTPLAGAVFGLEVFFLGRIRYDAILPAFMASVFADHVTRMWNAHHSHYSVSFIPEADFQNVLYAIVAGICFGLAGRAFAKATHKWGGFLKKHIKYPPFRPVVGGVIIAALVYLTGTTKYIGLGLPTISAAFSEPLPAYDFAAKLIFTAITLGAAYKGGEVTPLFFIGATLGNALAYVLPMPVAVLAGIGFVGVFAGAANTPLACTLMAIELFGAEIGIFAGIACVTAYMFSGHAGIYSSQVIGMPKHLKYGRDKNRKIGDAGEKR; the protein is encoded by the coding sequence ATGGACGAAAAACCATCGCACAGTTCCGATAGCCTGTACGTCAAAACATTCCGAAGAATACCCGTAGTCTTCTATCTGATCAAGTGGCTGATCATTACGCTACTTATCGGTGCCGGGGCCGGCACGGCTTCCGCCTGGTTCCTTTTCTCATTGGAATGGGCCACCGATTTCCGGGAAAGTCACCTTTTCATGATCGCCCTTTTGCCGCTTGGTGGACTTGCGGTCGGCTTGCTTTACCATTATTTCGGAAAACGGGTGGAAAAAGGGAACAACCTGATTTTGGAGCAAATCCATTCCCCGAAAAAGATCCTGCAATTCCGCATGGCCCCGATGGTGTTCGGCGGAACGGTAATCACCCACCTTTTCGGCGGATCGGCCGGGCGCGAGGGCACCGCCATACAGATGGCCGCTTCCATCGCCGACCAATTTACCGGACTGTTCAAACTTAGGCCACGCGACCGCAAAATCTTGCTTATCGCCGGTATGGCCGCCGGTTTTGGTTCGGTGTTCGGTACGCCTTTAGCCGGGGCAGTCTTTGGTTTGGAGGTGTTCTTTTTGGGCCGAATCAGGTACGACGCCATTCTCCCGGCCTTTATGGCTTCCGTTTTCGCCGACCATGTTACCCGAATGTGGAATGCGCACCACTCCCACTACAGCGTCAGCTTCATTCCCGAAGCCGACTTTCAGAACGTTCTGTACGCCATAGTGGCGGGCATCTGTTTCGGATTGGCCGGGAGGGCTTTCGCCAAAGCGACTCACAAATGGGGCGGATTTCTGAAAAAACACATCAAATACCCTCCGTTCCGCCCGGTTGTAGGCGGTGTGATAATCGCCGCATTGGTTTACCTTACGGGCACTACCAAATATATCGGTCTGGGACTGCCGACTATCAGCGCCGCTTTCAGCGAACCTCTCCCCGCTTACGATTTCGCAGCCAAGCTGATCTTTACGGCAATCACTCTGGGCGCAGCTTACAAAGGCGGTGAAGTTACGCCTCTTTTCTTCATCGGCGCCACTTTGGGCAACGCATTGGCTTATGTGCTTCCGATGCCCGTTGCGGTATTGGCCGGAATTGGATTTGTCGGGGTCTTTGCGGGTGCGGCCAATACTCCGTTGGCCTGTACCCTAATGGCTATCGAACTTTTCGGCGCCGAGATCGGGATTTTCGCAGGCATAGCATGCGTAACGGCTTACATGTTTTCGGGACATGCGGGTATTTACTCTTCTCAGGTTATTGGTATGCCCAAGCATCTGAAATATGGGCGAGACAAGAACAGAAAAATCGGAGATGCAGGAGAAAAACGATAA
- a CDS encoding YraN family protein has translation MAQRYGNRQHPDKRAVGNYGEDLALEHLNGSGYRCLERQYRHGRHEVDLIMRDGHTVVFVEVKARRDASFGYPEKSVGRDKREHIRKVAGGYLEKTGWEGNIRFDIVSVLFFPELKIDHFKDAF, from the coding sequence ATGGCGCAAAGATACGGAAACAGACAGCATCCCGACAAACGGGCGGTGGGGAATTACGGCGAAGACTTGGCTTTGGAACATTTGAACGGGAGCGGATACCGTTGTCTTGAACGGCAATACCGTCACGGCCGTCATGAGGTGGATTTGATTATGAGGGACGGCCATACGGTGGTGTTCGTGGAAGTGAAAGCCCGCCGTGACGCGTCATTTGGGTATCCCGAAAAATCCGTTGGTAGAGACAAGCGCGAACATATACGTAAAGTGGCGGGTGGATATTTGGAGAAAACGGGTTGGGAAGGGAATATCCGCTTTGATATCGTATCTGTTTTGTTTTTTCCGGAGTTGAAAATTGACCATTTTAAGGACGCTTTTTGA
- a CDS encoding sulfotransferase — translation MNDVFFDPSQSDFLTDWTKKHENTESDIALRNDSTATEYEEIAINEAPIFIIGFWQGGGELIYDVIRHDSQFGSVSLNATSDKNFTDFLSGKTDFLQELITPSDTSLWEADCLRLAQKTMKLSGRKRFLCHNPGYMNRLELITDLFPDAKFVRVFRNPQSILERVERNLNADENAKNRILQVYDKMYSEYEAEKLFVLPENLVEIPFEEFEVDSMNCIKRIYSKLEIPGFERAEAALEYGVSQILPALKEEQAYSDKALESIISFLDNAQKSERYDPHSLA, via the coding sequence ATGAACGACGTATTTTTTGATCCGTCACAATCAGATTTTCTGACGGATTGGACAAAAAAACACGAAAACACAGAGAGTGACATTGCCCTACGAAACGATTCAACTGCCACCGAATATGAAGAAATAGCAATTAATGAAGCCCCTATTTTCATCATAGGCTTTTGGCAAGGCGGAGGCGAACTTATTTATGATGTTATTCGCCACGACAGCCAGTTCGGAAGCGTTAGTTTGAATGCCACTAGCGACAAGAATTTCACGGATTTCTTATCTGGAAAGACTGATTTTCTCCAAGAGTTGATCACTCCCAGCGACACGTCCCTTTGGGAAGCGGATTGCCTAAGGCTCGCTCAAAAGACCATGAAACTTTCGGGTAGGAAAAGGTTTTTGTGCCATAATCCCGGATACATGAACCGCCTTGAGCTGATCACGGATCTTTTCCCCGACGCAAAATTTGTCCGTGTTTTCCGAAATCCGCAATCCATCTTGGAGCGAGTGGAACGCAACCTGAATGCGGACGAAAACGCAAAAAATCGCATTTTGCAGGTTTACGATAAGATGTACAGTGAGTATGAGGCCGAAAAGCTTTTTGTTCTCCCCGAAAACTTGGTGGAAATCCCCTTTGAGGAATTCGAAGTTGATAGCATGAATTGCATCAAAAGAATTTATTCGAAATTGGAAATCCCGGGGTTCGAACGCGCCGAAGCGGCATTGGAATACGGTGTTTCGCAAATTCTTCCCGCACTAAAGGAAGAGCAAGCGTACTCTGACAAGGCACTGGAAAGCATCATTTCGTTTCTTGACAACGCCCAAAAGAGTGAGCGGTATGATCCGCATTCTCTCGCCTAA
- a CDS encoding glycoside hydrolase family 20 protein: MRLRGILASALAVALCWACSPQKEVKENTYQVIPKPASLTPAKGVFTIEPGTAITLATDTEEARKVADFLSAMVENATGKALEVKAGEASASGIVLSVDAQAHTNPEGYTVSVNDKGIAISAPQAIGLMYGVQTVRQLLPTGTEGKFQGALEVPYVSVKDAPRYKYRGMHLDVGRHIFPVKFIKKYIDMIAMFKMNTFHWHLTEDQGWRIEIKKYPKLAEVASKRKETLVGHMGGSTEYDGKEYGGYYTQEEVKEIVKYASDRFVTIIPEIELPGHSVAALAAYPELGCTGGPYEVRTKWGISKKVYCAGNEKTFAFLEDVLSEVLELFPSKYIHIGGDECPKDSWKKCKKCQKRKKEEGLKDEHELQSYFIARAEKFLNSKGRAIIGWDEILEGGLAPNATVMSWRGMKGGIEAAKEGHDVIMTPGSHCYFDHYQADKGLEPLAIGGFTTVQKVYSFEPTPAELDADKAKHVLGAQGNVWTEYMKTPEHVEYMAFPRMIALSEVVWSPKESRNWDDFSNRLFTAFERLDILDVNYAKAIYNVEPKVTYNGEKGNVEVALKSPLKDVEIRYTVDGTEPTAKSSLYAAPFGVDKTSTIKAGSFKGETAMSKAVTRRVEINKATGKDIKLDTKPEKRYAKLGAITLVDGIRGSDTYGDGKWLGFRSEDLSAVIDLKESTDIKNVTVGALADQGAWIFLPSEVTVSVSADGKTYKKVGEIKDIKTEKTTKKGTHNFDVKCTEKARFVKVEVKRHGKLPEWHSGAGKEAHLFVDNINID; this comes from the coding sequence ATGAGACTAAGAGGAATCTTGGCAAGCGCCTTGGCTGTTGCGCTTTGCTGGGCGTGTTCCCCGCAGAAGGAGGTTAAGGAAAACACCTATCAGGTGATTCCAAAACCGGCTTCTTTGACGCCAGCGAAAGGTGTTTTCACCATTGAGCCGGGCACCGCTATCACCTTGGCCACCGACACCGAAGAAGCCCGCAAAGTGGCGGATTTCCTTTCGGCTATGGTGGAAAACGCTACAGGCAAAGCTTTGGAAGTGAAAGCCGGCGAGGCCAGCGCTTCAGGTATTGTACTGAGCGTTGACGCGCAAGCGCATACAAACCCGGAAGGATACACCGTAAGTGTAAATGACAAAGGAATCGCCATCTCGGCGCCACAAGCCATCGGTTTGATGTACGGAGTGCAGACCGTTCGTCAGCTTTTGCCAACCGGCACCGAGGGTAAGTTCCAAGGAGCTTTGGAAGTGCCTTACGTTAGCGTAAAGGACGCACCTCGTTATAAGTACAGGGGTATGCACCTTGACGTTGGACGTCATATCTTCCCGGTGAAATTCATCAAGAAATACATCGACATGATCGCGATGTTCAAGATGAACACTTTCCACTGGCACTTGACCGAAGACCAAGGTTGGAGAATCGAGATCAAGAAATACCCTAAACTCGCCGAAGTAGCTTCTAAAAGAAAAGAGACATTGGTTGGCCACATGGGAGGTTCAACCGAATACGACGGAAAAGAGTACGGCGGGTATTATACTCAGGAAGAGGTAAAGGAGATCGTAAAATACGCTTCTGACCGCTTCGTGACTATTATTCCCGAGATCGAATTGCCTGGTCACTCGGTAGCTGCTTTGGCCGCTTATCCTGAGCTTGGCTGTACTGGCGGACCTTACGAGGTGAGAACCAAGTGGGGAATCAGTAAAAAAGTTTACTGCGCGGGAAATGAAAAGACTTTTGCTTTCCTCGAAGATGTTTTGAGCGAAGTGTTGGAGCTTTTCCCGAGCAAATATATCCACATCGGTGGTGACGAATGTCCGAAAGACAGCTGGAAGAAATGTAAGAAGTGCCAGAAGCGCAAGAAGGAAGAAGGCTTGAAAGATGAGCACGAGCTCCAGAGCTACTTCATCGCCCGCGCCGAGAAATTCCTCAACAGCAAAGGCCGCGCTATCATCGGTTGGGACGAAATCCTCGAAGGCGGTTTGGCTCCGAACGCTACCGTAATGTCATGGAGAGGAATGAAAGGCGGAATCGAAGCGGCAAAAGAAGGTCATGACGTTATAATGACGCCGGGCTCGCACTGCTACTTTGACCACTATCAGGCCGACAAGGGCCTTGAGCCTTTGGCTATCGGTGGTTTCACTACCGTTCAGAAAGTTTACAGCTTCGAGCCGACTCCCGCGGAACTTGACGCCGACAAGGCTAAGCATGTTCTCGGTGCGCAAGGAAACGTTTGGACTGAGTACATGAAAACTCCCGAGCATGTGGAGTACATGGCTTTCCCTCGTATGATCGCCCTTTCCGAAGTGGTTTGGTCTCCGAAAGAGTCAAGAAACTGGGACGACTTCAGCAACAGGCTTTTCACGGCTTTCGAGCGTCTTGATATTCTTGATGTGAATTACGCCAAAGCCATCTACAACGTAGAGCCTAAGGTGACTTACAACGGTGAGAAAGGCAACGTGGAAGTAGCCTTGAAGAGCCCGCTCAAAGACGTTGAGATTCGTTACACTGTAGACGGAACCGAGCCGACAGCGAAGTCTTCGCTTTACGCCGCTCCGTTCGGTGTAGACAAAACATCGACTATCAAAGCCGGAAGCTTCAAAGGCGAAACAGCTATGAGCAAAGCCGTCACTCGTCGTGTTGAGATCAACAAAGCCACAGGCAAAGACATCAAGTTGGACACCAAGCCTGAGAAACGTTACGCCAAGCTCGGCGCCATCACTTTGGTGGACGGTATCCGCGGTTCTGACACTTATGGCGACGGCAAATGGCTCGGATTCCGTAGCGAAGATTTGTCAGCGGTTATCGACTTGAAAGAAAGCACGGACATCAAGAATGTGACCGTAGGCGCACTCGCCGACCAAGGCGCATGGATTTTCTTGCCAAGCGAAGTGACCGTTTCGGTATCGGCTGATGGAAAAACCTACAAGAAGGTAGGCGAGATCAAAGATATCAAAACCGAAAAAACCACGAAGAAAGGCACTCACAACTTTGATGTGAAATGCACTGAGAAAGCCCGCTTTGTAAAAGTTGAGGTGAAACGTCACGGCAAGCTTCCGGAATGGCACAGCGGAGCCGGAAAAGAGGCCCACTTGTTTGTTGACAACATCAACATCGACTAA
- a CDS encoding T9SS type A sorting domain-containing protein, with protein MKKILTLSLLVTLALFAEGQGLKRYNTLELKVAGKPLSMPWFGGVDATQLASSDLDGDGKEDLILYSRAGNRLRVLLNTDGNYIHSPNFENTLPDNINGWMVWVDYDKDGKADIFTKGLLGVVAIKRTDDGKSPAWEVTADPIYTQKGTRPVNLQVASDDIPAIHDIDADGDLDIFLYDFSIGSFVRHHKNLSVEETGKAGALSFTKANDKWGDFEECDCYFVFGENICSEESQNRQLRTEHVGGKSLLIVDDNKDGLPDLWAGHEQCDQVYAITNNGSAGNILMREYRPAFPLNNQPSHMLYPVPYQIDADLDGKKDVIVATNFNNDLSGNTDYSQSIFWHKNTGDSYDNTAQPFLSDKTLDLGSQTAPVAADFTNDGKTDLLVAYDKSGFGGVRGAFALLENTGTTENPKFELKDNDFGGWAKLGRMDLRPVIVDADGDKTPELAVAYIAADGKTLKTEFAELGETPTPERFSAWETPFGKGDHWSFFDLDDDGSEDLFLGKKSGRLEYYKTTYENGTAIFTLIEKNFAGKDDHSLRRNLASTFISGKSPILLTTDLSGNVSIHKKAGDTFVLQEEKAIVSDLGDRLPANLSSRTAFAQARLRPGGPLLIFVGTAEGGLELFAYTDKNHDDSPIHIYPNPVENGGELKISVSEKATISVFDTTGRRILNDFPSEAGSTVRIPTVSWATGVYIVVAETESGKHSKRVTVR; from the coding sequence ATGAAAAAAATCCTGACGCTTTCTTTATTGGTGACCTTGGCCTTGTTCGCCGAAGGGCAAGGCCTCAAACGATATAACACACTCGAACTAAAAGTAGCCGGAAAACCGCTATCCATGCCTTGGTTCGGAGGAGTGGACGCCACACAACTCGCCTCCTCAGATTTGGATGGTGACGGTAAGGAAGACCTGATACTCTACAGCAGGGCAGGAAACAGGCTCAGGGTTTTGCTTAACACCGACGGAAACTACATCCACTCCCCTAACTTCGAAAACACATTACCGGATAACATAAACGGCTGGATGGTTTGGGTCGACTATGACAAAGACGGTAAAGCGGATATTTTCACCAAAGGTCTGCTGGGTGTAGTAGCCATCAAGCGAACGGACGACGGCAAAAGCCCAGCATGGGAAGTAACAGCTGACCCCATTTACACCCAAAAAGGTACAAGACCAGTCAATTTACAAGTAGCATCCGACGATATTCCCGCTATCCACGACATTGATGCGGACGGCGATCTTGATATTTTTCTTTACGATTTCTCAATCGGAAGTTTCGTACGGCATCACAAAAACCTCAGCGTTGAGGAAACCGGCAAAGCCGGCGCTCTCAGCTTCACGAAAGCGAATGACAAATGGGGCGATTTCGAAGAATGCGATTGTTATTTCGTATTCGGTGAAAATATATGTTCCGAAGAGAGCCAAAACCGCCAGTTACGAACCGAGCATGTAGGAGGAAAAAGTTTGCTGATCGTTGACGACAACAAAGACGGACTTCCTGACTTATGGGCTGGCCATGAACAATGCGACCAGGTTTACGCCATTACCAATAATGGTTCGGCCGGCAATATTCTTATGAGAGAATACCGCCCCGCTTTTCCCTTGAATAACCAGCCTTCGCACATGCTCTATCCCGTACCTTATCAGATAGATGCGGACCTTGACGGCAAAAAGGACGTAATCGTAGCCACAAACTTCAATAACGACCTTAGTGGCAACACCGATTATTCCCAAAGCATCTTTTGGCACAAAAATACGGGAGACAGCTACGACAATACCGCCCAGCCTTTCCTTTCTGATAAAACACTTGATCTGGGAAGCCAAACAGCCCCGGTAGCCGCCGACTTCACCAATGACGGAAAAACCGATTTGTTAGTCGCTTACGACAAATCGGGATTCGGAGGCGTACGAGGCGCTTTCGCCCTTTTGGAAAATACGGGAACTACCGAAAACCCAAAATTCGAACTAAAAGACAACGACTTTGGCGGATGGGCCAAGTTAGGCCGAATGGATCTCCGACCAGTAATCGTGGACGCTGACGGCGACAAAACCCCGGAACTGGCCGTCGCATATATCGCCGCCGACGGAAAGACTTTGAAAACCGAATTTGCGGAACTTGGCGAAACTCCGACTCCCGAACGCTTTAGCGCATGGGAAACACCGTTTGGCAAAGGCGATCACTGGAGTTTTTTCGATCTTGATGATGACGGTTCCGAAGACCTTTTTCTCGGTAAAAAATCGGGACGGTTAGAGTATTACAAAACAACCTATGAGAACGGAACGGCAATCTTCACACTCATCGAAAAGAATTTTGCGGGCAAAGACGATCATTCGCTCCGTCGAAATCTCGCCTCAACGTTTATCTCAGGCAAGAGCCCTATTTTACTAACAACCGATCTTTCCGGAAATGTTTCCATACATAAAAAAGCGGGAGACACATTCGTTTTACAAGAGGAAAAAGCGATTGTTTCGGATCTAGGCGATCGGCTTCCCGCCAACCTATCTTCGCGAACGGCATTTGCCCAAGCGAGACTCCGCCCGGGCGGGCCCCTACTGATTTTTGTAGGGACGGCGGAAGGCGGGCTCGAATTATTCGCTTACACGGACAAGAACCACGACGACTCGCCAATCCATATTTACCCTAATCCCGTGGAAAACGGCGGGGAGCTGAAAATAAGCGTCAGTGAAAAAGCGACCATATCCGTATTCGACACTACAGGCCGGCGCATCCTCAACGATTTCCCTTCCGAGGCCGGAAGTACAGTCCGTATACCCACCGTATCTTGGGCCACGGGTGTTTACATAGTTGTGGCCGAGACGGAAAGCGGAAAACACTCCAAAAGGGTTACCGTACGATAA
- the lipB gene encoding lipoyl(octanoyl) transferase LipB, producing the protein MNHKINKRVKFLEWGTVDYKQAWDRQEELFKGIVDVKIANRKKEEKDQELTENFLIFCNHPHVYTLGKSGDAGNLLMTESMLKMRGIDYYHINRGGDITYHGPGQIVGYPILDLENFFTDIHKYMRFLEDGVIRTLADYGIEAGRIEGLTGVWLDFEKKIRPRKICAMGVKTSRWVSMHGLALNVNTELSYFNNIVPCGITDKEVTSMNAELGRDLDLKEVEDKLKAHLAELFEMVLFESEIEKA; encoded by the coding sequence ATGAACCACAAGATCAATAAGCGCGTCAAGTTCCTGGAATGGGGAACCGTAGACTACAAGCAGGCTTGGGACCGGCAGGAGGAACTTTTCAAAGGTATCGTGGACGTGAAAATCGCGAACCGGAAAAAGGAGGAGAAAGACCAGGAGCTAACTGAGAACTTTTTGATCTTCTGTAACCACCCGCATGTATACACCTTGGGCAAAAGCGGTGATGCCGGCAATTTGCTAATGACGGAATCAATGCTGAAAATGCGAGGCATCGACTATTACCACATCAACCGTGGCGGCGACATCACTTACCACGGTCCGGGGCAGATTGTGGGCTACCCGATCTTGGACTTGGAGAATTTCTTTACGGACATCCACAAATACATGCGCTTTCTGGAAGACGGCGTGATCCGCACCTTGGCCGATTACGGCATTGAAGCGGGAAGGATCGAAGGGCTTACTGGCGTATGGCTTGATTTCGAAAAAAAGATCAGACCGAGAAAAATCTGCGCAATGGGCGTAAAAACCAGCCGTTGGGTATCTATGCACGGTTTGGCCCTGAACGTAAACACGGAGTTGAGCTACTTCAACAACATTGTCCCTTGCGGAATCACCGACAAAGAGGTCACGTCGATGAACGCCGAACTGGGCCGTGATTTGGACTTAAAGGAAGTGGAAGACAAACTCAAAGCGCATTTGGCGGAACTGTTCGAAATGGTGCTGTTTGAGTCCGAAATTGAAAAAGCATGA